The following coding sequences lie in one Myxococcales bacterium genomic window:
- the thyX gene encoding FAD-dependent thymidylate synthase: MTESRRPSSPGAEEILGLYFPVLDHGFVSLVDYMGTDECIERAARVSYGYGTRKAQLTRGLLRYLRRHLHTTPTEMVELKFHCCMPMFVARQWIRHRTACLAGDAQLYFDLPGAQLRGGRQRHNVAIADFHRMWTTGTEHPIAKKKPLFVSRIDAESEYTIPELARLVERREETLREYVRSGALDSRRGAPASREAPATTSAVPLPGPPGVVTKRVTLVSGRAWHAFALRQPTAKVPMRERLSKMRLRSCDEKTGEIIHTQIVDVWESGVKPVFRVTLENGYSLEMSKDHRCLTERGWLTLEQATGLQLSERGSVSWRQEAPAFSVNGAPAYRDREWLGAQRAAGLSVDEIAQKAGISYHSIRKYLKLFGLGFTAGEKARLSGLTQRGQRRTSTKPRTLSPEHLATIRRARSGTASNFWKGGTSTERESIGRWTTQAAARVHARFGYACAVCAAKGRLHAHHVDPVWHNPSRARDEQNLISLCRQCHDRLHADNLELALLEAVASGSRLEGFWSGRERQPRPKAKRGPATTRLVRRFSKVARIEYVGQQMTYDLEVAGPYHNFVANGFVVHNSVNEYSGRYSLMPMLFYTPSEAQLQTQSAQNNQGRSGQSVPTEQYQEAITRWNEIRRLSQSAYEWMTNEEIARELARIDLPLSTYTQWYWKIDLHNLQHFLKLRVDTHAQWEIQEYGRVMAGMLKKLAPHSYEAWIDYDVCGARMSRMELDALRKLVEESEQGLSARADARLDTAALEAVGLSKRELTELRAKLAPATRPDFELDLSQARSAEHFAERMNAAVPKVERAPTE, translated from the coding sequence ATGACCGAGTCTCGCCGCCCCAGCTCCCCCGGCGCCGAGGAGATCCTCGGCCTCTACTTCCCGGTGCTCGATCACGGCTTCGTCTCGCTGGTCGATTACATGGGCACCGACGAGTGCATCGAACGCGCGGCCCGCGTGAGCTACGGCTACGGCACCCGCAAGGCGCAGCTCACCCGAGGCCTGTTGCGCTACCTGCGCCGCCACCTGCACACCACCCCGACCGAGATGGTCGAGCTCAAATTCCACTGTTGCATGCCGATGTTCGTGGCGCGGCAGTGGATCCGGCACAGAACGGCCTGCCTGGCCGGCGACGCCCAGCTGTATTTCGACCTTCCCGGCGCCCAGCTGCGCGGCGGACGACAGCGACACAACGTGGCGATCGCCGACTTCCACCGCATGTGGACGACGGGAACGGAACACCCCATCGCCAAGAAGAAGCCGCTCTTCGTGAGCCGGATCGATGCCGAGTCGGAGTACACGATTCCGGAGCTCGCGCGGCTGGTCGAGCGGCGCGAGGAGACTCTGCGAGAGTACGTTCGCAGCGGCGCGCTCGACTCGCGGAGGGGCGCGCCGGCTTCCCGCGAGGCGCCCGCCACCACTTCGGCTGTTCCCCTCCCGGGACCTCCGGGGGTCGTCACGAAGCGCGTCACCCTGGTTTCTGGTCGCGCTTGGCACGCCTTTGCCCTGCGGCAACCGACGGCGAAGGTCCCGATGCGCGAGCGCCTCTCGAAGATGCGCCTTCGCAGCTGCGATGAGAAGACCGGGGAGATCATCCACACCCAGATCGTCGATGTCTGGGAGAGCGGGGTGAAGCCGGTGTTCCGCGTGACGCTGGAAAACGGATACTCCCTCGAGATGTCGAAGGACCATCGGTGCCTCACCGAGCGTGGTTGGCTGACGTTGGAGCAAGCGACCGGCCTCCAGCTGTCGGAGCGCGGGTCGGTGAGCTGGAGGCAGGAGGCGCCCGCATTCTCGGTCAACGGAGCACCGGCGTATCGCGATCGCGAGTGGCTCGGCGCGCAGCGCGCGGCCGGGCTCAGCGTCGACGAGATCGCCCAGAAGGCCGGGATTTCTTACCACTCGATTCGCAAGTATCTGAAGCTGTTTGGTCTTGGATTCACGGCTGGAGAAAAGGCACGCCTGTCCGGGCTCACGCAGCGCGGGCAGAGGCGCACGTCAACCAAACCCAGGACGCTGAGCCCGGAGCATCTCGCCACCATTCGTCGCGCCCGATCGGGGACCGCCTCCAACTTCTGGAAAGGCGGGACATCGACCGAGCGCGAGAGCATCGGACGCTGGACGACTCAGGCGGCCGCACGCGTGCACGCGCGGTTCGGGTACGCCTGTGCCGTCTGCGCCGCCAAAGGCCGACTCCACGCCCACCACGTCGATCCGGTTTGGCACAACCCGTCGCGCGCGCGCGACGAGCAAAATCTCATCTCCCTCTGCAGGCAGTGCCACGACCGCTTGCACGCCGACAACCTCGAGCTCGCGCTGCTCGAGGCCGTCGCGTCGGGTTCCAGACTAGAGGGCTTCTGGAGCGGACGCGAGAGGCAACCTCGTCCGAAGGCCAAGCGCGGCCCGGCAACGACTCGCCTGGTGCGACGTTTCTCCAAGGTCGCTCGCATCGAATACGTGGGGCAACAGATGACCTACGACCTCGAGGTCGCCGGTCCCTACCACAACTTCGTCGCCAACGGCTTCGTCGTCCACAACAGCGTGAACGAGTACAGCGGGCGGTACTCACTCATGCCGATGCTGTTCTACACACCCAGCGAAGCGCAGCTTCAGACCCAGAGCGCCCAGAACAACCAGGGGCGCAGCGGGCAGAGTGTGCCGACGGAGCAGTACCAGGAGGCCATCACACGCTGGAACGAGATCCGGCGCCTGTCACAGTCGGCCTACGAGTGGATGACCAACGAGGAGATCGCGCGGGAGCTGGCCCGCATCGATCTGCCGCTTTCGACCTACACGCAGTGGTACTGGAAGATCGATCTGCACAACCTGCAGCACTTCCTCAAGCTACGAGTGGACACCCACGCTCAGTGGGAGATCCAGGAGTACGGGCGTGTGATGGCCGGCATGCTCAAGAAGCTCGCGCCGCACTCGTACGAAGCGTGGATCGACTACGACGTGTGTGGCGCGCGCATGAGCCGGATGGAGCTCGACGCACTTCGCAAGCTCGTGGAGGAAAGCGAGCAGGGACTTTCGGCG